One stretch of Lysobacter sp. KIS68-7 DNA includes these proteins:
- a CDS encoding RDD family protein, with translation MQDTTAPAQPTLRAAGFWRRVGAFVIDGVFLGIVGMVLGMVMFDTLARWGVYARVIGFAISLAYFGVLNSRITGGQTLGKILLGIRTQRLDGTFLSLPRSFARYVVLGVPWFLNGAPLPMEALAAPWVFVESLLIFGVLFSIVYLFVFNRSTRRSLHDYAVGSWVVPASAPRDPVTLPRLWRGHVVVVGLLVAAALAAPVAANQLMSMPLWARLLPAYNAVAATPGVQHAGVQDVSAWSNGVESHYLFVVAQLENDEVLKDKRFAKRLAGAAIQASPALAERDYVRVVLSYGYDLGIASQWRNYEFRFDPAKLAEPSSAH, from the coding sequence ATGCAAGACACCACCGCACCCGCGCAGCCCACGCTGCGTGCCGCAGGATTCTGGCGCCGCGTCGGCGCGTTCGTGATCGACGGCGTGTTCCTGGGGATCGTCGGCATGGTCCTGGGCATGGTGATGTTCGACACCCTCGCGCGCTGGGGCGTGTACGCGCGTGTCATCGGCTTCGCGATCTCGCTGGCGTATTTCGGCGTATTGAACAGCCGCATCACCGGTGGGCAGACGCTGGGCAAGATCCTCCTGGGGATCCGCACGCAGCGCCTGGACGGGACCTTCCTGTCGCTGCCGCGGTCCTTCGCGCGCTACGTCGTGCTCGGCGTGCCGTGGTTCCTCAACGGCGCGCCCTTGCCCATGGAAGCGCTGGCCGCGCCGTGGGTCTTCGTCGAGTCTCTGCTCATCTTCGGCGTGCTGTTCTCGATCGTTTACCTGTTCGTGTTCAATCGCTCGACGCGCCGCTCGCTGCATGACTATGCGGTCGGATCTTGGGTGGTGCCGGCGTCCGCGCCGCGCGACCCCGTCACGTTGCCGCGCTTGTGGCGGGGCCACGTGGTCGTCGTCGGCCTGTTGGTGGCGGCCGCGTTGGCGGCACCGGTGGCGGCGAACCAATTGATGTCGATGCCGCTATGGGCCCGGTTGCTGCCGGCCTACAACGCCGTGGCGGCGACGCCGGGCGTGCAGCATGCCGGCGTGCAGGACGTGTCGGCCTGGTCCAATGGCGTGGAGTCCCACTATCTCTTCGTGGTGGCGCAGTTGGAGAACGACGAAGTCCTCAAGGACAAGCGGTTTGCGAAGCGCCTCGCGGGGGCCGCGATCCAGGCGTCGCCGGCGCTGGCCGAGCGGGATTACGTCCGCGTGGTGCTGTCCTACGGGTACGACCTGGGCATTGCGAGCCAGTGGCGGAATTACGAGTTTCGGTTTGATCCGGCGAAGCTGGCGGAGCCGTCGTCAGCGCACTAG
- a CDS encoding aldo/keto reductase, translating into MKTRTLGNAKLKVSAIGLGCMGLSHGYGPAVEKSAGIALIRNAFERGVTFFDTAEVYAQGANERLLGEALEPVRDHVVIATKFGFRNGIASEGMDSRPENIRAVAEASLKHLRTDRIDLFYQHRTDPDVPIEDVAGAVKDLIAQGKVKHFGLSEAGVESIRRAHAVQPVTALQSEYSLWWREPEEKVFPTLEDLGIGFVPFSPLGRGFLTGKISADATFGKDDFRSIVPRFSPEALKANQSLVDLLGEIANDKGATPAQIAIAWLLAQRPWIVPIPGTTKLHRLEENLGADAMTLSAEDLDRIAHALAQVKIEGDRYPPALQARVGR; encoded by the coding sequence ATGAAAACCCGCACCCTCGGCAACGCCAAACTCAAAGTCTCCGCCATCGGCCTGGGCTGCATGGGCCTCAGCCACGGCTACGGCCCCGCCGTGGAGAAGTCCGCCGGCATCGCCCTGATCCGCAACGCCTTCGAACGCGGCGTCACCTTTTTCGACACCGCCGAGGTCTACGCACAGGGCGCGAACGAACGCCTCCTCGGCGAAGCCCTCGAACCCGTCCGCGACCACGTCGTGATCGCCACCAAGTTCGGCTTCAGGAACGGCATCGCCTCCGAAGGCATGGACAGCCGCCCCGAGAACATCCGCGCCGTCGCCGAGGCCTCGCTCAAGCACCTGCGCACCGATCGCATCGACCTGTTCTACCAACATCGCACCGACCCGGACGTGCCCATCGAAGACGTCGCCGGCGCGGTCAAGGACCTGATCGCCCAAGGCAAGGTGAAGCACTTCGGTTTGTCGGAGGCGGGCGTGGAGTCGATCCGCCGCGCGCATGCCGTGCAACCGGTGACCGCGCTGCAAAGCGAGTACTCGCTGTGGTGGCGCGAGCCGGAAGAGAAGGTCTTCCCGACGCTGGAGGACCTCGGCATCGGCTTCGTGCCTTTCAGTCCGCTGGGCCGGGGCTTCCTGACCGGCAAGATCAGCGCCGATGCGACGTTCGGCAAGGACGATTTCCGCAGCATCGTGCCGCGGTTCTCGCCCGAGGCGCTGAAGGCGAATCAATCCTTGGTCGACCTGCTCGGCGAGATCGCAAACGACAAGGGCGCCACGCCGGCGCAGATCGCGATCGCATGGCTGCTCGCGCAACGCCCGTGGATCGTGCCGATTCCGGGGACGACCAAGCTGCATCGGCTCGAGGAGAACCTCGGCGCGGATGCGATGACGCTCTCCGCCGAAGACCTCGACCGGATCGCACACGCGCTGGCGCAGGTGAAGATCGAAGGCGATCGTTATCCGCCTGCGTTGCAGGCGAGGGTGGGGCGCTAG
- a CDS encoding N-6 DNA methylase, with protein sequence MIFTNPPFGSKIPIDEPSILEQFDLGHSWTYNGIEDQWVMGRGVQKSQPPEILFIERCIKFLKPGTGRVAMVLPDGILGSPGLGYVRQWILRHTRVLGSIDLHADTFQPNVSVQTSVLVLQRKTDEEVNLEAAAGRLNDYPVFMAVADHIGHDKRGNKTYVRDKKGNEIVQEIEEKVREYVDGKPVIRKQKTLKKVVDDNTLQIAQAFQKWLSEQS encoded by the coding sequence TTGATTTTTACTAATCCGCCGTTTGGTTCAAAGATTCCTATCGATGAGCCTTCGATTCTTGAGCAGTTTGATCTTGGCCACTCGTGGACGTACAACGGGATAGAGGACCAATGGGTCATGGGGCGCGGCGTCCAGAAGAGTCAGCCGCCAGAGATCTTGTTCATCGAAAGGTGCATCAAGTTTTTAAAGCCGGGAACTGGTCGGGTAGCCATGGTGCTGCCTGATGGGATTTTGGGCTCCCCAGGCTTGGGATACGTTCGTCAATGGATCCTCCGGCATACGCGAGTGCTTGGCTCGATTGACCTGCACGCCGACACATTTCAACCAAATGTAAGCGTGCAGACGAGTGTTCTTGTTCTACAAAGAAAGACGGACGAAGAGGTCAACTTGGAGGCCGCCGCGGGGCGTTTGAATGACTATCCGGTGTTTATGGCGGTCGCGGATCACATCGGGCATGACAAGCGTGGCAATAAGACCTACGTCCGCGACAAGAAGGGAAACGAGATTGTTCAAGAAATTGAAGAGAAGGTCCGGGAGTACGTCGACGGAAAACCTGTGATTCGTAAACAGAAGACGCTCAAAAAGGTCGTCGACGACAACACCCTCCAAATTGCCCAGGCGTTCCAGAAATGGCTATCAGAGCAAAGCTAA